Proteins from one Desulfonema limicola genomic window:
- the asd gene encoding aspartate-semialdehyde dehydrogenase — protein MLKTGFVGWRGMVGSVLMDRMRAEDDFNGIEPLFFSTSQAGQPGPDTGYDVPLVASAFDYDLLKKMDVIISCQGGGYTEKAYPELRKNGWKGYWIDAASTLRMENTSVIILDPVNRNVIDKALKNGIKDYIGGNCTVSLMLMALGALFEKDLIEWMTSMTYQAASGAGANNMRELVKQMAVIGESARELLDNPASAILQLDRQVISCMREQSFPCEYFGVPLAASLIPWIDRPVENGQSREEWKGIVETNKILGRLDNPIPIDGLCIRIGAMRCHSQAFTIKLKKDIPIDEIESMLAEHNQWVKVIPNEKEISMKEITPAKVTGTLSVPVGRIHKLNIGPEFLTAFSVGDQLLWGAAEPLRRMLMILREKI, from the coding sequence ATGTTGAAAACAGGATTTGTCGGCTGGCGCGGTATGGTTGGTTCCGTGCTTATGGACAGAATGAGGGCAGAAGATGATTTTAATGGAATTGAGCCGTTGTTTTTCTCCACATCCCAGGCTGGACAGCCAGGGCCTGATACAGGTTATGATGTTCCTCTTGTTGCCAGTGCCTTTGATTATGATCTGTTGAAAAAAATGGATGTTATCATATCCTGCCAGGGCGGGGGATATACTGAAAAAGCCTATCCAGAGCTGAGGAAAAATGGATGGAAAGGCTACTGGATTGATGCAGCATCAACCCTGAGAATGGAAAACACCAGTGTAATTATCCTTGATCCGGTAAATAGAAATGTAATTGACAAGGCATTAAAAAACGGCATTAAAGATTATATCGGCGGCAACTGCACAGTATCACTCATGCTCATGGCTTTAGGTGCCTTGTTTGAAAAAGACCTGATAGAATGGATGACCTCCATGACCTATCAGGCTGCATCAGGTGCAGGGGCAAACAATATGCGGGAACTGGTAAAACAGATGGCGGTCATTGGTGAAAGTGCCAGGGAACTGCTTGATAACCCTGCTTCGGCTATTTTGCAGTTAGACAGACAGGTTATTTCATGTATGCGGGAACAATCCTTTCCATGTGAATATTTCGGAGTTCCCCTGGCTGCAAGCCTTATCCCCTGGATTGACCGGCCTGTGGAAAACGGACAGAGCCGCGAGGAATGGAAGGGCATTGTTGAAACAAACAAAATCCTGGGACGTTTGGATAATCCCATCCCCATTGACGGCCTCTGCATACGCATAGGTGCCATGCGCTGTCACAGCCAGGCATTTACCATCAAACTTAAAAAGGATATTCCAATAGATGAAATTGAGTCCATGCTTGCAGAACATAATCAGTGGGTTAAGGTAATTCCCAATGAAAAAGAAATCTCCATGAAAGAGATTACGCCTGCAAAGGTTACAGGAACTCTCAGTGTTCCAGTTGGAAGAATACACAAGCTTAACATAGGTCCTGAATTTCTGACAGCATTTTCCGTAGGTGATCAGCTTCTCTGGGGAGCAGCAGAACCTTTACGCAGGATGCTTATGATTTTAAGGGAAAAAATTTAA
- a CDS encoding amidohydrolase family protein, translating into MMFKNKLPAINDIEGDRVPKSFPFIIDAHVHIFPDGIFKSVWKWFDKYGYPIRYKFNALDLLNFLLLHGISHIIALQYAHKPGISNGLNQFMAEVCSRFPQKVTGMATVFPGEKGAGDILKNAFDMGLKGVKLHAHVQCFDMNSRDMNPIYELCSYENMPIVMHAGREPSSPAYLCNPYSLCSAEKLEQVIKSYPDLKICVPHLGVNEYLEYKQLIEKYDNLWLDTAMVMTDYFPGNKPFPLNEMRADRIMYGSDFPNIPFAWDRELKQIEKLEIPNNILNLVLGKNACEFFSIPEPEGL; encoded by the coding sequence ATGATGTTTAAAAATAAACTCCCTGCAATAAATGACATTGAAGGAGACAGGGTTCCAAAATCTTTTCCATTTATAATTGATGCTCATGTCCATATTTTTCCAGATGGTATTTTTAAATCTGTATGGAAATGGTTTGATAAATACGGTTATCCCATACGGTATAAGTTTAATGCCCTGGACCTGCTGAACTTTCTTTTGCTGCATGGTATTAGTCATATTATTGCCCTGCAATACGCACATAAACCTGGAATTTCAAATGGATTAAATCAGTTTATGGCAGAAGTATGCAGCCGGTTTCCTCAAAAAGTTACAGGTATGGCAACAGTATTTCCAGGGGAAAAAGGAGCAGGGGATATTTTAAAAAATGCTTTTGATATGGGGCTTAAAGGAGTTAAACTTCATGCACATGTTCAATGTTTTGATATGAACAGCCGGGACATGAATCCAATTTATGAACTGTGTTCATATGAAAATATGCCTATTGTAATGCATGCTGGGAGAGAACCCAGCAGCCCGGCTTATTTATGCAATCCCTATTCATTGTGCAGTGCAGAAAAACTGGAACAAGTAATAAAAAGCTATCCTGACTTAAAAATCTGTGTGCCCCACCTTGGGGTTAATGAATATCTCGAATATAAACAGCTTATTGAAAAATATGATAATCTCTGGCTTGATACAGCAATGGTGATGACCGATTATTTTCCAGGTAATAAACCATTTCCGCTTAATGAAATGAGAGCAGACAGGATCATGTATGGTTCTGATTTTCCAAATATCCCTTTTGCATGGGATCGAGAACTAAAGCAGATTGAAAAATTGGAGATTCCCAATAATATTTTAAACCTGGTGCTTGGCAAAAATGCTTGTGAATTTTTTTCAATACCAGAACCAGAAGGACTTTGA
- a CDS encoding CHAT domain-containing protein: protein MKFKIYLIVFHIILLSFIPIHAQVSLDGTIGNSGTIDLKGPDFDIRPEYGHLAGTNLFHSFQSFNIGENESAAFRGPAFVENIISRVTGGEISLIAGTLRSAISGADLYFLNPAGVMFGPNANLDVSGSFHVSTADYLKMGGNEKFYSMPHDGELLSISEPSAFGFLDNTIEPIVFDSCNIEFPGETLSIIGGDIRITAADITNQKGRLNLMSAASPGEIRLFSDETGADVSSLANLGNINIIGNDEGEKSEIYVRQNSIFIRAGQFIADNSNIFADISFSLETRSSSVFDIQADTVEIRNGTHLSTDTFGKTNGPDITIRAKESLDIADSEIRIGSVNFTASGNAGKLSLLAKDVILSNTNIKSESKDGSTGKAGDVNIAATESITMTDSVIDTFTTGTGNAGTVKIEADTVSLKEGTEIQAYTLGKGSAGKIFIAAGDSISLEKDASVNTETFHQGEAGEIELKASRIQFSDTASVSSSSKSEYKEGQAGTIIIRDGGSVSLQDDSSLRTKTQGPAKAGDIFITNIKNLQIEDNASISSASGKDDSSDDSGRLLGDAGTISINVTDSIRLFGSGSVTTDAESSGGGEIVINAKNTVNLKGGLITSSVSMGTEGGGDISIGNKDTQESPAFVILQQGQIRANADEGDGGAIFIITDNYIKSPDSVVDASSKRGNDGTIDIETPDTDVTGSLTTLPSQPLDAGKWIVTPCARRTIEDISRFVIKQRDGLPMNFDDILAVGSELLTVNNEQHRLAAEKGDYSEIIRLLEKEEPNLENAPLLSYAYMTLGHFQKAAGILNAVLPLAEQSKYPAQKSLFYSSFGDLLLILDNMEGAITYTKKSLKEARQSDNRLIIASVLNNLGNLRIKGRNYSGALQAYKEAFDLAENSDIKSKLLINTARTQLAMEEYQDAAASIKNAVEQIENQPDTFNKAANLISLSLTALKIGNYLKTEIVEDREQWLTQAAAIGETIENSRIISCAYGYLGQYYEDTQQVSDALKMTGKAIFFAGQGYFPEILYRWQWQMGRLLKNENTQQAFKFYQSAIDTLNPIRMEFFTGFRETKNTFETDVKPLYTQLAQLLMEQPENNNAETSDFLACAGDTMEMLKKAELQDFYRDECLETRQTEETKAKIPAKTAVIYPILLPDHLSLLLIFHDSMKQIKVQVTAEKLKQTAKRLRENLESWEENYKDDAKQLYDWLIRPAQNEFISQNIDTLIIVPDSSLSLIPFAALHSGEHFLIEEYAMGTVPSLKLTNTRQTVERRQILLNGLSEAREGFVPLKNVRNELEYIGNITESKIFIDKDFTTANLEKEMQNQDYDILHLATHAVFGDKPEDTFLLTYDGRLTLDGLERLMGLKKYQEKQLDMLTLSACETAAGNERAAFGLAGVAIRAGAKSALATLWKVDDAAASQIIKEFYAQYMTTDISKAKALQNAQKKLIRQKQFEHPVFWAPFLMIGNWM from the coding sequence ATGAAATTTAAAATTTATTTAATTGTATTTCACATAATACTGCTGTCATTTATCCCGATTCATGCCCAGGTCAGCCTGGACGGAACCATAGGTAATAGCGGAACCATTGATCTGAAGGGGCCTGACTTTGATATCCGGCCAGAATACGGACATCTTGCAGGAACAAATCTGTTTCACAGTTTTCAAAGTTTTAATATCGGAGAGAATGAAAGCGCAGCCTTCAGAGGGCCTGCTTTTGTTGAAAACATTATCAGCAGGGTTACAGGCGGAGAAATTTCACTGATTGCCGGAACACTGAGATCTGCTATTTCCGGCGCGGATTTATATTTTCTCAATCCGGCAGGTGTAATGTTCGGACCGAATGCCAATCTGGACGTAAGCGGCTCATTTCATGTCAGTACAGCAGATTACCTGAAAATGGGCGGAAACGAAAAGTTTTACTCCATGCCGCATGATGGGGAATTGCTGTCAATAAGTGAGCCTTCCGCTTTCGGTTTTCTGGACAATACAATAGAACCCATTGTTTTTGACAGCTGCAATATAGAATTTCCCGGTGAAACCCTGTCGATAATCGGTGGTGATATCAGGATAACCGCCGCCGACATTACAAACCAAAAAGGCAGGCTGAATTTGATGAGTGCGGCTTCTCCCGGAGAAATCCGTCTTTTTTCGGATGAAACCGGCGCTGATGTATCTTCCCTTGCAAATCTGGGGAATATCAATATTATTGGGAATGATGAGGGTGAAAAATCGGAAATCTATGTCAGGCAGAACAGTATTTTTATCAGGGCCGGACAATTTATTGCAGATAACTCAAATATTTTTGCAGATATATCTTTTTCCCTTGAAACCCGCTCGTCTTCCGTGTTTGATATTCAGGCAGACACAGTGGAAATAAGAAACGGCACACATCTTTCCACAGACACCTTTGGAAAAACAAATGGCCCCGACATTACCATCAGGGCTAAGGAATCTCTTGATATTGCCGACAGTGAAATACGGATCGGTTCAGTAAATTTTACTGCGTCCGGTAATGCAGGAAAGCTTTCACTATTGGCAAAAGACGTAATATTAAGCAATACAAATATAAAAAGCGAGTCTAAAGACGGTTCAACAGGTAAGGCCGGAGATGTAAACATAGCAGCAACTGAATCCATCACCATGACCGATTCGGTCATTGATACATTCACAACCGGTACGGGAAATGCCGGAACCGTAAAAATAGAGGCAGATACAGTATCCTTAAAAGAAGGAACAGAAATTCAGGCATATACTCTGGGAAAAGGCAGTGCAGGTAAGATTTTTATTGCTGCCGGAGATTCCATCAGCCTGGAAAAAGATGCCTCTGTGAACACGGAAACCTTTCATCAGGGAGAAGCCGGTGAAATAGAACTGAAAGCATCCCGTATTCAATTCAGTGATACGGCTTCAGTTTCATCATCAAGCAAATCAGAATACAAAGAAGGGCAGGCCGGAACGATCATCATCAGGGACGGCGGTTCAGTCAGTTTGCAGGATGATTCATCACTCAGGACAAAGACCCAGGGTCCGGCAAAAGCAGGTGATATTTTTATAACAAATATCAAAAATCTTCAAATTGAAGATAATGCTTCTATTTCTTCAGCAAGCGGAAAAGATGATAGCAGCGATGATTCAGGCAGGTTATTGGGAGATGCTGGAACCATAAGCATTAATGTCACTGATTCTATCAGGCTGTTCGGAAGCGGTTCCGTAACAACCGACGCTGAAAGCTCAGGCGGCGGGGAAATCGTTATCAATGCAAAAAATACAGTCAATCTAAAGGGCGGTCTAATTACAAGCAGTGTAAGCATGGGAACAGAAGGAGGCGGTGATATCTCTATCGGCAATAAGGACACCCAGGAAAGTCCGGCTTTTGTTATCCTGCAACAAGGTCAGATCAGAGCAAATGCAGATGAAGGAGACGGCGGTGCCATCTTTATCATTACCGACAATTATATTAAGTCTCCGGACAGCGTTGTGGATGCTTCATCCAAAAGAGGAAATGACGGAACCATAGATATCGAAACCCCGGATACGGATGTCACCGGAAGCTTGACAACACTGCCTTCACAGCCTCTTGATGCAGGGAAATGGATAGTAACCCCATGCGCCCGGCGAACAATCGAAGATATCAGCCGTTTTGTCATTAAACAGCGGGACGGCCTGCCCATGAATTTTGACGATATTCTGGCAGTTGGCAGTGAGCTGTTAACAGTAAATAATGAACAACACAGGCTGGCTGCTGAAAAGGGCGATTACTCTGAAATTATCAGGCTGCTGGAAAAAGAGGAACCTAATCTTGAAAACGCACCTTTGCTTTCATATGCTTACATGACGCTGGGGCATTTTCAAAAAGCTGCCGGGATTCTAAATGCAGTACTTCCCTTAGCCGAACAATCAAAATATCCCGCTCAAAAATCCCTGTTTTACAGCAGTTTCGGCGATCTTCTTCTTATTCTTGATAATATGGAAGGAGCAATCACATATACGAAAAAAAGTCTGAAAGAAGCACGCCAGTCAGATAATCGCCTGATTATCGCAAGTGTGCTAAACAATCTGGGCAATCTCCGCATAAAAGGCCGAAACTATTCCGGCGCATTACAGGCGTATAAAGAAGCTTTTGATCTTGCAGAAAATTCCGACATCAAATCAAAACTGCTGATAAATACAGCCCGCACTCAACTGGCAATGGAAGAATATCAGGATGCAGCAGCATCAATAAAAAATGCAGTTGAACAAATCGAAAATCAGCCTGATACCTTTAATAAAGCTGCAAACCTGATTTCCCTGAGCCTGACTGCGCTAAAAATCGGTAATTATCTGAAAACAGAGATTGTTGAAGACCGGGAACAATGGCTGACACAGGCCGCTGCTATCGGGGAAACAATAGAAAATTCCCGCATCATATCCTGCGCTTACGGTTATCTGGGACAATATTATGAAGATACACAGCAGGTTTCAGATGCCCTGAAAATGACCGGGAAAGCAATATTTTTTGCAGGGCAGGGTTATTTTCCTGAAATTCTGTATCGCTGGCAGTGGCAGATGGGAAGGCTGCTCAAGAATGAAAATACTCAACAGGCTTTCAAATTCTATCAAAGCGCCATTGACACCTTAAACCCCATACGCATGGAATTTTTTACAGGTTTCCGGGAAACAAAAAATACATTTGAAACAGATGTGAAGCCTTTATATACACAACTTGCACAACTGCTCATGGAACAGCCGGAAAACAATAACGCGGAAACATCAGACTTTCTGGCCTGTGCAGGCGATACAATGGAAATGCTGAAAAAAGCCGAACTCCAGGACTTTTACCGGGATGAATGCCTGGAAACCAGGCAAACAGAGGAAACAAAAGCAAAGATTCCTGCAAAAACTGCAGTAATATATCCCATCCTTCTGCCAGATCATCTTTCCCTGCTGCTGATATTTCATGACAGCATGAAACAGATAAAGGTCCAGGTAACAGCGGAAAAACTGAAACAGACAGCAAAAAGACTCAGAGAAAACCTGGAATCATGGGAAGAAAATTATAAGGATGATGCAAAGCAGTTATATGACTGGCTGATTCGTCCGGCACAAAATGAATTTATTTCCCAGAATATTGACACCCTGATCATTGTCCCGGACAGCTCACTCAGCCTCATACCTTTTGCAGCACTTCACAGCGGAGAGCATTTCCTGATCGAAGAATATGCCATGGGAACCGTGCCTTCCCTTAAGCTTACAAACACCAGGCAGACAGTGGAGAGAAGGCAGATACTTTTAAACGGTCTTTCCGAAGCAAGAGAAGGATTTGTGCCTTTGAAAAATGTCAGAAACGAACTGGAATATATCGGAAACATAACAGAGAGCAAAATTTTTATAGACAAAGATTTTACAACAGCCAACCTTGAAAAAGAAATGCAGAATCAGGATTATGATATCTTGCATCTGGCAACACATGCGGTATTTGGCGACAAACCCGAAGACACCTTTCTCCTGACTTATGACGGCAGACTGACATTAGACGGACTTGAACGACTGATGGGCCTGAAAAAATACCAGGAAAAGCAGCTTGATATGCTCACATTAAGTGCATGTGAAACAGCAGCAGGCAATGAACGTGCAGCCTTCGGCCTTGCAGGTGTTGCAATAAGGGCCGGAGCAAAAAGCGCCCTGGCAACCTTGTGGAAAGTGGACGATGCTGCAGCCTCTCAGATTATTAAGGAATTTTATGCCCAATATATGACAACGGATATTTCAAAGGCAAAAGCCTTGCAGAATGCCCAGAAAAAACTTATCAGACAGAAACAGTTTGAGCATCCCGTATTCTGGGCACCGTTTCTGATGATTGGAAACTGGATGTGA